A window from Saccharomyces eubayanus strain FM1318 chromosome XIV, whole genome shotgun sequence encodes these proteins:
- the RFA2 gene encoding Rfa2p, translating to MATYQPYTEYSSVTGGGFENSESRPGSGESEPNTRVNTLTPVTIKQILESKQDIQDGPFVSHNQELHHVCFVGVVRNITDHTANIFLTIEDGTGQIEVRKWSEDANDLAAGNDDSSSKGYGSQVAQQFEIGGYVKVFGALKEFGGKKNIQYAVIKAIDSFNEVLTHHLEVIKCHSIANGMMKQPSESTSNENGQSLFVKEDADTSAGGSPLQRILEFCKKQCDGKDANSFAVPIPLISQSLNLDETTVRNCCTTLTDQGFIYPTFDDNNFFAL from the exons ATGGCAA CTTATCAACCTTATACCGAATATTCATCAGTCACAGGCGGTGGTTTTGAGAACTCAGAGTCCCGTCCTGGTAGTGGCGAATCCGAACCGAACACTAGAGTCAACACACTAACGCCCGTGACGATCAAACAAATCCTCGAGTCCAAACAGGATATCCAAGACGGTCCTTTCGTTTCACATAATCAAGAACTTCACCATGTTTGCTTTGTCGGTGTGGTGAGAAACATTACAGACCATACTGcgaatatttttttaacaatTGAAGATGGTACTGGCCAAATCGAAGTGAGAAAGTGGAGCGAAGATGCTAACGATTTGGCTGCTGGTAATGATGACTCTTCTAGTAAAGGGTATGGTTCACAGGTGGCTCAGCAATTTGAAATCGGTGGCTACGTTAAAGTTTTTGGTgcattgaaagaatttggtgggaagaaaaacataCAGTATGCTGTGATTAAGGCTATAGATTCATTTAACGAAGTATTAACGCATCATCTCGAAGTTATTAAATGTCATTCTATTGCTAACGGTATGATGAAACAACCTTCGGAAAGTACTTCCAATGAAAACGGTCAGTCCTTGTTTGTCAAGGAGGATGCTGATACTTCTGCCGGTGGTAGTCCATTACAACGAATTTTAGAGTTTTGTAAAAAGCAATGTGATGGCAAGGACGCAAACTCATTCGCTGTTCCGATTCCGTTGATTTCTCAATCTCTAAATTTGGATGAAACGACCGTCAGAAATTGTTGTACGACTTTGACTGACCAAGGTTTCATTTATCCAACTTTCGATGACAACAACTTTTTTGCCTTATAA
- the SKP2 gene encoding putative SCF ubiquitin ligase complex subunit SKP2, with amino-acid sequence MKRLQLLGKSKYFSLISGPTKEEEEKPRPDVESPLLGANHSNSSESLLLDDTSSLMCLPQKVLLLILRNLDFNTLVTLCQVNSTFYNLITNEFLFQNIILDSKLSLLKFNALIHSEFHTSNITSHSGDHARHTQSKLQNARFLVRSIEFKNPQSQDSLLKYSKFYSKNDQNSVIAGSYKLDSYDKNLSKVKNIKTHDDVPTITSDRIKQLDKFESNYFHYTYIELMLDIIDYLPNLTKVVLSEVEPNFKIPLWYSVFNDGSRDFFKKIIKGQQSITNEDLRTFQLSKNFVKEYESKYYSLPRLKILEIKANSKRQRSSNRQRHHQKLLLRPNLFCCFGIINELKLENMMIDTESLDTPMEFLPLFLKNENTELYSLQSPITSLTLNSCDVVPGNGILRLFHSYFKMVKNLSLLKINSKFDLLLCSCFPSLTNLTIDCNSKCFTNEQVVNESYYFQQRNHNADDDFDDCNSMTETLFEAPSDSKITTPPPTSSVVLSLNLNYISKTTGNDDSNNPSPNNNKKPAVLTPAQLQTFQRQRIPEFHSFYHYYKLLWERIPNQNISINVINIPFTNVYPLSPLSFWEHLVRTMVSDNETDENANDADDQETLIGYEAESERAGSPVPSAVPNLATAMDPELNTHHSYYWNNSVKRCMRDSLIKLRDRTLEYRDLDVEEFLQNVNLEKFFNNFQDPENFKDVPNINLWCFLRNLSKFKAVKIRMLRHFSSCTPRTRYDWELLLKPVLRVNVPIEVRDKDGFVLYSYGQE; translated from the coding sequence atgaaacgaTTACAATTACTGGGTAAATCAAAATACTTCTCACTGATTTCAGGTCCTActaaagaggaagaggagaaaCCCAGGCCTGATGTCGAGAGCCCTCTGTTAGGTGCAAACCATAGTAATAGTTCAGAATCGCTCTTGTTGGACGATACATCGTCTCTCATGTGCCTGCCACAGAAGGTTTTACTGCTGATACTGCGAAACCTAGATTTCAACACATTAGTCACTCTCTGTCAAGTCAATTCGACGTTCTATAATTTAATAACCAATGAGTTCCTTTTCCAGAACATTATCTTGGATTCGAAACTGTCGTTGTTAAAATTCAACGCTTTGATACATTCTGAATTTCATACCTCGAACATCACCTCACACAGTGGCGATCATGCTCGACACACACAATCTAAATTGCAGAACGCAAGATTTTTAGTAAGGTCCatagaattcaaaaacccACAATCCCAGGATTCGTTATTAAAATACAGCAAATTCTATAGTAAGAACGACCAAAATTCTGTAATTGCAGGGTCGTATAAGCTCGATTCGTATGACAAAAACTTATCAAAGGTAAAGAATATCAAAACACACGATGACGTTCCCACCATAACTTCGGATCGAATCAAACAACTGgataaatttgaaagcAATTACTTCCATTACACTTACATCGAGCTGATGCTTGATATCATCGACTATTTGCCGAATCTAACCAAGGTGGTTCTGAGCGAAGTGGaaccaaattttaaaatCCCTCTATGGTATTCTGTATTTAATGATGGATCTCGGGacttcttcaagaaaatcatCAAGGGACAACAGTCCATTACAAATGAAGATTTGAGGACTTTCCAATTATCCAAGAATTTCGTCAAAGAATACGAATCTAAATATTACTCTTTACCGAGattaaaaattttagaaaTTAAAGCCAACagcaaaagacaaagatcATCCAATCGTCAACGCCACCATCAGAAACTCTTACTAAGACCAAATTTGTTCTGTTGTTTCGGTATAATCAATGAACTCAAGCTGGAAAATATGATGATAGATACAGAATCACTAGACACTCCAATGGAATTTTTACcactgtttttgaaaaatgaaaataccGAACTCTATAGTCTACAGTCTCCCATCACTTCCTTAACTTTAAATTCTTGTGATGTGGTTCCTGGAAACGGGATATTACGATTGTTCCATTcttatttcaaaatggtcaaaaatttgtctttgttgaaaattaatagtaaatttgatttattattatgtaGCTGTTTTCCATCTTTAACGAATTTAACCATCGACTGTAATAGTAAATGCTTTACCAACGAGCAGGTGGTCAACGAATCGtactattttcaacaacgAAACCACAATGCagatgatgattttgacgATTGCAATTCGATGACGGAAACGTTGTTCGAAGCGCCCTCTGATTCCAAAATAACAACTCCCCCGCCAACATCTTCAGTTGTACTATCTTTAAATTTGAACTATATCTCTAAAACTACAGGGAATGATGATTCAAATAACCCATCGccaaataataacaaaaagcCTGCCGTCTTAACACCAGCACAGTTGCAGACCTTCCAGAGACAACGGATTCCTGAATTTCATTccttttatcattattacaAATTACTTTGGGAAAGGATCCCTAATCAAAATATCTCTATCAACGTCATTAATATCCCGTTCACTAATGTCTACCCATTATCTCCATTATCCTTTTGGGAGCACCTAGTGCGGACGATGGTTAGTGACAATGAAACAGACGAGAATGCTAACGATGCTGATGACCAAGAAACATTAATTGGCTATGAGGCTGAGTCAGAAAGGGCCGGTTCACCGGTCCCAAGTGCTGTTCCTAACTTGGCAACAGCAATGGACCCAGAACTAAATACTCATCACTCTTACTATTGGAATAATTCCGTAAAGCGTTGCATGAGAGACAGTTTAATCAAGTTGAGGGATAGAACATTGGAATACAGAGACTTAGATGTGGAAGagtttttacaaaatgtGAATCtggaaaagtttttcaataatttccaagatccagaaaattttaaagatgTTCCCAACATTAATCTTTGGTGTTTCTTGAGAAATTTATCGAAGTTTAAAGCGGTCAAGATAAGAATGTTGAGGCATTTTTCATCATGTACGCCTAGAACAAGATACGACTGGGAGCTATTACTAAAGCCAGTTTTGCGTGTGAACGTCCCTATTGAAGTTCGTGATAAAGATGGATTTGTTCTTTATTCATACGGACAAGAGTGA
- the ZIM17 gene encoding Zim17p, translating into MSLRGKTLLRSGMLYSRCITRTLLPRVTYNLCRTFPRASLYTSVIRYNEIKKDDKKVHLGSFQVEKPKMMIAFTCKKCNTRSSHTMSKQAYEKGTVMISCPHCKVRHLIADHLKIFHDDHVTVEQLMKANGEKISQDVGDLEFEDIPDSLKDVLGKYAKNNPEQTPHLPHPSKKD; encoded by the coding sequence ATGAGTCTAAGAGGCAAAACGTTGTTGCGCAGCGGAATGCTGTACTCTAGATGCATTACAAGAACCCTGTTGCCTCGTGTAACCTACAATTTGTGTCGCACTTTCCCTAGAGCATCGCTGTACACCAGCGTCATCAGATATAATGAGATAAAAAAGGACGATAAGAAAGTGCATTTGGGGTCTTTTCAAGTGGAAAAGCCCAAGATGATGATTGCTTTCACCTGCAAGAAATGTAATACGCGGTCCTCGCACACAATGTCAAAGCAAGCTTATGAAAAAGGAACGGTCATGATTTCTTGTCCGCACTGTAAAGTAAGACACTTGATAGCAGACCATTTGAAGATCTTTCACGACGACCACGTCACCGTGGAACAGCTGATGAAAGCTAACGGGGAGAAAATCAGCCAAGACGTGGGCGACTTGGAGTTCGAAGATATTCCAGATTCGCTAAAGGACGTCTTAGGCAAATACGCCAAGAACAACCCAGAACAGACGCCACACCTGCCCCATCCATCGAAAAAGGACTAA